A stretch of the Aegilops tauschii subsp. strangulata cultivar AL8/78 chromosome 4, Aet v6.0, whole genome shotgun sequence genome encodes the following:
- the LOC109740089 gene encoding uncharacterized protein has product MAAYRNAVLRISAQFEGLEFHHVSRGSNQAVDILNPMCAKRNPVPQNTFLEWLPKPSVVWQDGDQDAAINGPERIIPPAIVLDDDIIDDSTIEETVSAHEVMAIIAPWTEPFLAYLLRKELPDDQTEARRIIRCSKSYKVHEGEL; this is encoded by the coding sequence ATGGCGGCATACCGAAATGCCGTATTAAGAATATCTGCCCAGTTCGAAGGATTGGAATTTCACCATGTCTCTAGAGGCAGTAACCAAGCTGTGGATATCCTCAACCCTATGTGCGCTAAACGCAACCCTGTCCCTCAAAACACCTTTCTAGAGTGGCTTcccaagccatccgtggtgtggcaggacgGGGACCAGGATGCAGCAATCAACGGTCCCGAACGAATCATCCCTCCGGCCATCGTGCTAGACGACgacatcatcgacgactcgacaATTGAAGAAACCGTTTCGGCTCATGAGGTCATGGCCATAATTGCACCATGGACTGAGCCCTTCCTTGCCTACCTCCTACGGAAAGAGCTCCCTGATGATCAGACCGAGGCACGGCGCATAATTCGGTGTTCTAAatcctacaaggtccacgagggggAGCTATAG